In Carassius gibelio isolate Cgi1373 ecotype wild population from Czech Republic chromosome B19, carGib1.2-hapl.c, whole genome shotgun sequence, one DNA window encodes the following:
- the slc39a4 gene encoding zinc transporter ZIP4 produces the protein MEARGVLVLCFICLCAFIGARGDKKEIYAKVVDLVAPGEEFLTEDALVSVFERLENRVQCSGVSCGKCLSVGHLSQLLSNFSSSQGLQMEDFFTVAPACGLFLSAPLETCGVIQEGRWGEETLHFIETIYGHDHDHNSTGDHPPHGDISESEGLEKMFLEMEKYYQPDTHEPCLTLKDILEESSHQHGDHTHTELDAVMGNVLYHALRGDCMKAHHLPEQQYFLDYIFSHYGSDNLTLHDFEGLLKALNLGGEEHDHDDHDAHDDQHSSETHRQSQTDAHQTNNSWDTACFSAGDLLRIHRLNSSSLSRDQFTQISPALIQQILSGGCSEISPTPVSPDSLSTAERYGYATLANLIICLMAMFGIVVLLFSACTRVFELCIQFCISLAVGSLTGDALLHLLPAFLGLHVHGDGHDHDHAEDNYDYVYKLLVLIAGIYFFYLMESIFSIITRGGHHNHNHDEEESDGHHCDHGKVLQMFQREKQNKHSNSQADLVEAEINEKSFPEPVGPKREQRLLPYMITIGDGIHNFADGLAIGAAFSISWRSGLATSLAVLCHELPHELGDFAILLHCGLSVKWALLLNVGSSLTSFIGLYIALSVSTETFAKEWISAVTAGLFLYVGLADMLPSLVHVDTKRPWLIFFLQNLGLLSGWGILLLLSIYEDQIGL, from the exons ATGGAGGCTAGAGGTGTTCTAGTTCTGTGTTTCATCTGCCTGTGCGCGTTTATCGGCGCGCGTGGCGACAAAAAGGAGATTTACGCGAAAGTTGTGGATTTGGTGGCTCCAGGTGAAGAGTTCCTCACAGAAGATGCGCTTGTCTCGGTGTTTGAACGGCTGGAGAACCGTGTGCAGTGCTCCGGTGTGTCGTGTGGAAAG TGTCTTTCAGTGGGTCATCTCTCGCAGCTGTTGAGTAACTTCAGCAGCTCTCAGGGGCTTCAGATGGAGGATTTCTTCACCGTGGCTCCAGCGTGTGGTTTGTTCCTCAGTGCTCCTCTGGAGACCTGCGGGGTCATACAGGAGGGCCGATGGGGAGAAGAGACCCTTCACTTCATCGAAACGATCTATGGCCACGACCATGACCACAACAGCACCGGCGATCATCCTCCTCATGGAGACATCAGTGAATCTGAGGGTCTGGAGAAGATGTTTCTGGAGATGGAGAAATACTATCAGCCTGACACACATGAG CCCTGTCTCACTCTGAAGGACATCCTGGAAGAGAGCAGTCATCAGCACggggatcacacacacacagagctggacGCCGTGATGGGAAACGTCCTCTATCACGCTCTGCGGGGAGACTGCATGAAAGCACATCACCTTCCGGAGCAGCAGTACTTCCTGGATTACATCTTCAGCCATTACGGCTCTGATAATCTCACGCTTCATG ATTTTGAGGGGCTTCTAAAGGCTTTAAACCTGGGTGGAGAGGAACATGACCATGATGACCATGATGCCCATGATGACCAGCACAgctcagagacacacagacagagtcAGACAGATGCTCATCAGACCAACAACAGCTGGGACACG GCCTGTTTCAGCGCTGGAGACCTGTTGAGGATTCACCGGCTGAACTCTTCATCGCTGAGCAGAGATCAGTTCACCCAGATCAGCCCTGCTCTGATTCAGCAGATCCTCAGCGGAGGCTGTTCTGAGATCAGTCCTACACCCGTCAGCCCAGATTCACTCAGCACTGCCGAGA GATATGGATACGCCACACTGGCCAACCTCATCATCTGTCTGATGGCCATGTTTGGGATCGTGGTGCTGCTGTTCTCCGCGTGCACACGAGTGTTCGAGCTCTGCATCCAGTTCTGCATCAGTCTGGCTGTGGGATCTCTGACGGGAGACGCTCTTCTGCATCTGCTGCCCGCG TTCTTAGGCCTCCACGTTCACGGGGACGGACACGATCACGACCACGCCGAGGACAACTACGACTACGTGTACAAACTGCTGGTGCTTATCGCAGGCATCTATTTCTTCTACCTGATGGAAAGCATCTTCTCCATCATTACTCGCGGTGGACATCATAATCACAATCATGATGAA GAGGAGTCTGACGGTCATCACTGCGATCACGGCAAAGTCCTGCAGATGTTCCAGCGAGAGAAACAGAACAAACACTCCAACTCACAGGCCGATCTG GTGGAAGCTGAAATAAATGAGAAGTCCTTCCCAGAACCTGTTGGCCCCAAAAGAG AGCAGCGTTTGCTTCCCTATATGATCACCATTGGAGACGGCATCCATAACTTTGCGGACGGTCTGGCGATCGGTGCGGCGTTCTCCATCTCGTGGCGGTCCGGTCTGGCCACGTCTCTGGCTGTGCTCTGTCACGAGCTGCCGCATGAGTTAG GTGATTTTGCGATCCTGTTGCACTGTGGTTTGTCAGTCAAGTGGGCTCTTCTGCTGAATGTGGGCAGCTCTCTCACCTCCTTCATCGGTCTGTACATCGCTCTGTCTGTCTCCACTGAAACGTTTGCTAAGGAGTGGATTTCGGCTGTCACCGCCGGCCTCTTTCTGTATGTTGGTCTGGCAGATATG CTTCCTTCCCTGGTTCACGTGGACACTAAAAGACCTTGGCTGATATTTTTCCTGCAGAATCTGGGACTTTTGAGCGGTTGGGGCATTTTGCTGCTCTTGTCCATTTATGAAGACCAAATAGGGCTGTGA